One window of Microbacterium sediminis genomic DNA carries:
- a CDS encoding quinone oxidoreductase family protein, whose amino-acid sequence MPATMKALVLDAHGPIDDLRLRPDHEIPEVTPGHVLVRVTAASFNHHDIFTVRGMPGIRLPLPVIIGLDMAGEVAEVGEGVDGWVPGDRVVVVPLASDGHLMGEMHDGGMAQYCLVEAEQLVRLPDEVSDVQAAALPVAYGAAHRMMVGKGAVHTGDKVLVLGASGGVGTACVQLARGMGCHVVAAAGSEEKGRALLELGADEFLDYTQHDIAQWVREHHGKPHRFDSGPGMDVVVNFTGGDTWAPTLRSVGRGGRILVCGASAGYDPVEDLRYIFSFELQIIGSNAFEKSDIEQLVALVAEGRLDPVIGAELALDEAVEGLRMMERREVFGKVVVRPWA is encoded by the coding sequence ATGCCCGCCACCATGAAGGCGCTCGTGCTCGACGCGCACGGCCCGATCGACGACCTCCGCCTCCGCCCCGACCACGAGATCCCCGAGGTCACCCCGGGCCACGTGCTCGTGCGGGTGACGGCGGCCTCGTTCAACCACCACGACATCTTCACGGTGCGGGGCATGCCCGGCATCCGCCTGCCGCTGCCCGTGATCATCGGGCTCGACATGGCCGGCGAGGTCGCCGAGGTGGGCGAGGGCGTCGACGGCTGGGTGCCGGGCGACCGCGTGGTCGTCGTGCCGCTCGCCTCCGACGGGCACCTGATGGGCGAGATGCACGACGGCGGCATGGCGCAGTACTGCCTCGTCGAGGCCGAGCAGCTCGTGCGCCTTCCCGACGAGGTCAGCGACGTGCAGGCGGCCGCCCTGCCGGTGGCCTACGGCGCGGCCCACCGGATGATGGTGGGCAAGGGCGCCGTGCACACCGGCGACAAGGTGCTCGTCCTCGGGGCCTCGGGCGGCGTCGGTACGGCGTGCGTGCAGCTGGCGCGCGGGATGGGCTGCCACGTCGTCGCGGCGGCCGGCTCCGAGGAGAAGGGTCGGGCGCTGCTCGAGCTCGGTGCCGACGAGTTCCTCGACTACACGCAGCACGACATCGCGCAGTGGGTGCGCGAGCACCACGGCAAGCCGCACCGCTTCGATTCCGGTCCCGGCATGGACGTGGTGGTCAACTTCACCGGCGGCGACACCTGGGCGCCCACGCTGCGCTCGGTCGGCCGCGGCGGGCGCATCCTCGTGTGCGGGGCGTCGGCCGGCTACGACCCGGTGGAGGACCTGCGCTACATCTTCTCCTTCGAGCTGCAGATCATCGGCTCGAACGCGTTCGAGAAGTCCGACATCGAGCAGCTCGTCGCCCTGGTGGCCGAGGGGCGGCTCGACCCGGTGATCGGCGCGGAGCTCGCGCTCGACGAGGCGGTCGAGGGCCTGCGGATGATGGAGCGCCGCGAGGTGTTCGGGAAGGTCGTGGTGCGGCCGTGGGCGTGA
- a CDS encoding class I adenylate-forming enzyme family protein — protein MTDPYPGGGGALAAAYVNQGAAIRLDRPDVDTITDLSGAEPLTVTFGEFDRRAAVLAGALAERFARGATVAILGENSLPWLVTFMAIQRAGLVAVPISYRSPAEVVEYIAADAGAAAVFADAAHATGYDFAVPVIPLADAWAWSEQGDPFPAVVPDPEEPAMFLYTSGSTGRPKGVVLSHRSHLWVIGRGIEGDSRDSRLLISAPLYHMGALSPVQRALGAGQSVVLLPRFDVRRVVDAIERYRVTDLNGVPPMIAMLLNDAEAIAGADLSSVRTVILNSAPASSELLNALDEAFDHPRLVFTFGTTESSPIAFTAPADGRTVPLGSVGVPHPDVEIRLVGPDGSVQPDFGVLQIRNGALMSGYHNRPDVPSPLTDDGFYHTKDLFQRDAEGFYFFVGREDDMFVSGGENLYPRAIEIALESHAEVSQAAVVPVPDRIKGTKPVAFVVRVAGSAIGEEELRRYSLTKLDPAAHPRRIWFLDALPLAATNKIDKKPLAEEAARRMAE, from the coding sequence GTGACCGATCCGTACCCGGGCGGCGGGGGAGCGCTCGCCGCGGCCTACGTGAACCAGGGCGCGGCCATCCGCCTCGACCGCCCCGACGTCGACACGATCACCGATCTGTCGGGTGCCGAGCCGCTGACCGTCACCTTCGGCGAGTTCGACCGCCGCGCGGCCGTGCTCGCCGGCGCGCTGGCCGAGCGGTTCGCGCGCGGCGCCACCGTCGCGATCCTCGGCGAGAACTCGCTGCCGTGGCTGGTGACGTTCATGGCGATCCAGCGGGCGGGGCTCGTGGCCGTGCCGATCAGCTACCGGTCGCCGGCCGAGGTGGTGGAGTACATCGCCGCGGACGCGGGCGCCGCGGCCGTGTTCGCCGACGCCGCGCACGCCACCGGCTACGACTTCGCCGTGCCCGTGATCCCGCTCGCCGACGCCTGGGCGTGGAGCGAGCAGGGCGATCCGTTCCCCGCGGTCGTGCCCGATCCGGAGGAGCCGGCGATGTTCCTCTACACGTCCGGATCGACCGGCCGGCCCAAGGGCGTGGTGCTCTCGCACCGCAGCCACCTCTGGGTGATCGGGCGGGGGATCGAGGGCGACAGCCGGGACTCGCGCCTGCTCATCTCGGCCCCGCTGTACCACATGGGGGCGCTGAGCCCCGTGCAGCGGGCGCTGGGTGCCGGCCAGTCGGTGGTGCTGCTGCCGCGCTTCGACGTGCGCCGCGTCGTCGACGCGATCGAGCGGTATCGCGTGACCGATCTCAACGGCGTGCCGCCGATGATCGCGATGCTCCTCAACGACGCCGAGGCGATCGCCGGTGCCGACCTGTCCAGCGTGCGCACGGTGATCCTCAACTCCGCTCCCGCCAGCAGCGAGCTGCTGAACGCGCTCGACGAGGCCTTCGACCACCCGCGGCTCGTCTTCACGTTCGGCACGACCGAGTCGAGCCCGATCGCCTTCACGGCTCCCGCCGACGGCCGGACGGTGCCCCTGGGGTCGGTGGGCGTGCCGCACCCCGACGTGGAGATCCGGCTCGTGGGGCCGGACGGATCGGTGCAGCCCGACTTCGGCGTGCTGCAGATCCGCAACGGCGCGCTGATGTCGGGCTACCACAACCGGCCCGACGTGCCGTCCCCGCTGACCGACGACGGCTTCTACCACACCAAGGACCTGTTCCAGAGGGACGCCGAGGGGTTCTACTTCTTCGTCGGCCGCGAGGACGACATGTTCGTCTCGGGCGGGGAGAACCTCTACCCGCGCGCGATCGAGATCGCCCTGGAGTCGCACGCCGAGGTCTCGCAGGCGGCGGTCGTGCCCGTGCCCGACCGGATCAAGGGCACCAAGCCCGTGGCCTTTGTGGTCCGCGTGGCGGGGTCGGCCATCGGCGAGGAGGAGCTGCGGCGGTACTCGCTCACCAAGCTCGACCCGGCCGCCCACCCGCGGCGGATCTGGTTCCTCGACGCGCTGCCCCTGGCGGCGACCAACAAGATCGACAAGAAGCCGCTCGCCGAGGAGGCCGCCCGGCGGATGGCGGAGTGA
- a CDS encoding uracil-xanthine permease family protein, with protein MPLWSLHGDGRTVARGAVVAPDERLNWSATIAMGLQHVVAMFGATFLVPTLTGFPVSTTLLFSGLGTLLFLLITRNRLPSYLGSSFAFIAPLQAATATNGMGSALAGIVAVGVLLALIGFVVNVLGVGWVDKAMPPVLAGTIVALIGFNLAPAAWGSVQAGADGAIVTLIAIILCSVLFKGFLGRISIFVGVLIGFVYEAATGYFGEANAQGVTPADTIADAAWFGPPTFAFPDFVSPSTWALLPMFLPVVLVLIAENVGHVRGVATMTDGRLNRETGRALIADGAATALAGTFGGSGTTTYGENIGVMAATRVYSTAVYWVAGLTAILLAFSPKIGAVFNSIPPGVLGGATTALYGLIGVIGVKIWVDNRSDFSRPVNQYTAGVALVIAIANYTMQWGDFQLAGIALGTIAAFAIYHLGNLLARATKNGADDGGPIPAVGPLGGDPQD; from the coding sequence ATGCCTCTCTGGTCCCTGCACGGCGACGGCCGCACCGTCGCCCGCGGCGCCGTCGTCGCGCCCGATGAGCGTCTGAACTGGTCGGCGACGATCGCGATGGGCCTGCAGCACGTCGTCGCGATGTTCGGCGCGACGTTCCTCGTGCCGACGCTCACCGGCTTCCCCGTCTCGACGACGCTGCTGTTCAGCGGCCTCGGCACGCTGCTGTTCCTGCTCATCACGCGCAATCGCCTCCCCAGCTACCTGGGCTCGTCGTTCGCGTTCATCGCACCGCTGCAGGCGGCGACCGCGACGAACGGCATGGGATCGGCACTGGCCGGCATCGTCGCCGTCGGTGTGCTGCTCGCGCTGATCGGCTTCGTCGTCAACGTGCTCGGCGTGGGCTGGGTCGACAAGGCGATGCCGCCCGTGCTCGCCGGCACGATCGTCGCCCTCATCGGCTTCAACCTCGCCCCCGCGGCGTGGGGCAGCGTGCAGGCGGGCGCCGACGGCGCGATCGTCACGCTCATCGCGATCATCCTGTGCTCGGTGCTGTTCAAGGGGTTCCTCGGCCGCATCTCGATCTTCGTCGGCGTGCTCATCGGCTTCGTCTACGAGGCCGCCACGGGGTACTTCGGCGAGGCGAACGCGCAGGGCGTCACGCCGGCCGACACGATCGCCGACGCCGCCTGGTTCGGCCCGCCGACCTTCGCGTTCCCCGACTTCGTCTCGCCGAGCACGTGGGCGCTGCTGCCGATGTTCCTGCCCGTGGTGCTCGTGCTCATCGCCGAGAACGTCGGCCACGTCCGCGGCGTGGCCACGATGACCGACGGCCGCCTCAACCGCGAGACCGGTCGCGCGCTGATCGCCGACGGTGCCGCCACCGCGCTGGCCGGCACGTTCGGCGGCTCGGGCACCACCACCTACGGCGAGAACATCGGCGTCATGGCCGCCACGCGCGTGTACTCCACGGCCGTGTACTGGGTGGCCGGCCTCACCGCGATCCTGCTCGCGTTCTCGCCCAAGATCGGCGCGGTGTTCAACTCGATCCCGCCGGGGGTGCTCGGCGGCGCCACCACCGCCCTGTACGGCCTCATCGGCGTCATCGGCGTGAAGATCTGGGTCGACAACCGCTCGGACTTCTCGCGGCCCGTCAACCAGTACACCGCCGGTGTGGCGCTGGTCATCGCGATCGCGAACTACACGATGCAGTGGGGCGACTTCCAGCTCGCGGGCATCGCGCTCGGCACGATCGCCGCCTTCGCGATCTACCACCTCGGCAACCTCCTCGCCCGCGCCACCAAGAACGGTGCGGACGACGGCGGCCCGATCCCCGCGGTCGGCCCGCTCGGCGGCGACCCCCAGGACTGA
- a CDS encoding LacI family DNA-binding transcriptional regulator, with translation MSQGSDVDAVTIEQVAARAGVSRSTVSRVVNGGSRVSPDALEAVRRAIAELNYVPNRAARSLASRQTHAIALVVPEDTTRFFGDPFFAAVVTGISERMSGSDHVLNLFIASDDPGNKTTSYLRGGNVDGAIVVSHHTSDTYLERIADAVPVVFGGRPIRERARDYWVDVDNVAGARAAVEHLVAQGRRRIGTVTGPLDMPAAIDRLRGFDAALAAAGLEPGPIVDGGFTIDGGAEAARRLVDEGEPFDALFVASDLMARGVIPALRDAGIRIPDDVAIVGFDDSPLATSIAPALTTMRQPSRLQGWTMVDVLLARLAGQSPPRVTILPTELVIRDTA, from the coding sequence ATGAGTCAGGGATCCGATGTCGACGCCGTCACGATCGAGCAGGTCGCGGCGCGCGCCGGCGTGTCCCGGTCGACCGTGTCGCGCGTCGTCAACGGCGGTTCGCGGGTCAGCCCCGACGCGCTGGAGGCGGTGCGCCGCGCCATCGCGGAGCTGAACTACGTGCCCAACCGGGCGGCCCGATCGCTGGCGTCGCGCCAGACGCACGCGATCGCGCTGGTCGTGCCCGAGGACACCACCCGGTTCTTCGGCGACCCGTTCTTCGCGGCCGTCGTCACCGGGATCAGCGAGCGGATGTCGGGGTCGGATCACGTGCTCAACCTCTTCATCGCCTCGGACGATCCGGGCAACAAGACGACGAGCTACCTGCGCGGCGGCAACGTGGACGGGGCGATCGTGGTGTCGCACCACACGAGCGACACGTACCTCGAGCGGATCGCGGACGCCGTGCCCGTGGTCTTCGGTGGCCGGCCGATCCGCGAGCGGGCCCGCGACTACTGGGTCGACGTCGACAACGTGGCGGGGGCGCGCGCGGCGGTCGAGCACCTCGTGGCGCAGGGGCGGCGGCGCATCGGCACCGTCACCGGGCCGCTCGACATGCCCGCCGCGATCGACCGACTGCGCGGGTTCGATGCCGCGCTCGCCGCGGCGGGCCTGGAGCCGGGCCCGATCGTCGACGGCGGCTTCACGATCGACGGCGGCGCGGAGGCGGCCCGGAGGCTCGTGGACGAGGGGGAGCCCTTCGACGCGCTCTTCGTGGCGAGCGATCTCATGGCGCGCGGGGTCATCCCGGCGCTGCGCGACGCCGGGATCCGCATCCCGGACGACGTCGCGATCGTCGGCTTCGACGACTCGCCGCTGGCGACGAGCATCGCGCCGGCGCTGACGACGATGCGCCAGCCGTCGCGCCTGCAGGGCTGGACGATGGTCGACGTGCTCCTCGCGCGCCTGGCGGGCCAATCGCCCCCGCGCGTCACGATCCTCCCGACGGAGCTCGTCATCCGCGACACCGCCTGA
- a CDS encoding carbohydrate ABC transporter permease: MTATITDRGTASGAPSPGRPVRVLSFSQRLSRWDVKLSPYLYISPFFIVFAVAGLFPIVYTAVISFMDWDQIRRSGEWVGFDQYAWILQQPKFWVALGNTFSIFLLSSVPQLILATFIAAMLDRHIRARTFWRMSALLPYVVAPVAVGLIFNALFADNSGQVNEWLGFFGIGPIPWHVEPFWSHVAIATMVNYRWTGYNALILLAAMQAIPRDYYEAATVDGAGPFRQFWSVTLPSLRPTLIFVIITSTIGGLQIFDEPRMFDQFGRGGAGSQWLTITLYLYDIGWGEWNFGRASAMAWILFIIILAIGLINLLVTRSLVRDEGGRGPVLTRAERRAAARARRREARA, translated from the coding sequence ATGACCGCCACGATCACGGATCGCGGCACGGCGTCCGGGGCTCCGAGCCCCGGACGCCCGGTCCGCGTCCTCTCCTTCTCCCAGCGCCTCAGCCGCTGGGACGTGAAGCTCTCGCCCTACCTCTACATCTCGCCGTTCTTCATCGTCTTCGCGGTGGCCGGGCTCTTCCCGATCGTCTACACCGCCGTGATCTCGTTCATGGACTGGGACCAGATCCGGCGCTCGGGCGAGTGGGTCGGCTTCGACCAGTACGCGTGGATCCTGCAGCAGCCCAAGTTCTGGGTCGCGCTGGGCAACACGTTCAGCATCTTCCTGCTCTCGAGCGTGCCGCAGCTGATCCTCGCGACCTTCATCGCGGCGATGCTCGACCGGCACATCCGTGCCCGCACGTTCTGGCGCATGAGCGCCCTGCTGCCCTACGTGGTCGCCCCCGTGGCGGTGGGCCTCATCTTCAACGCGCTCTTCGCCGACAACTCCGGCCAGGTGAACGAGTGGCTCGGGTTCTTCGGCATCGGCCCGATCCCGTGGCACGTCGAGCCGTTCTGGAGCCACGTCGCCATCGCGACCATGGTCAACTACCGCTGGACGGGCTACAACGCGCTCATCCTGCTCGCGGCCATGCAGGCGATCCCGCGCGACTACTACGAGGCCGCGACCGTGGACGGCGCCGGCCCGTTCCGCCAGTTCTGGAGCGTCACGCTGCCGTCGCTGCGGCCCACCCTCATCTTCGTGATCATCACCTCGACGATCGGCGGCCTGCAGATCTTCGACGAGCCGCGCATGTTCGATCAGTTCGGCCGCGGCGGCGCCGGATCGCAGTGGCTCACGATCACGCTCTACCTCTACGACATCGGCTGGGGCGAGTGGAACTTCGGACGCGCCTCCGCGATGGCGTGGATCCTGTTCATCATCATCCTCGCGATCGGGCTCATCAACCTCCTCGTCACCCGCTCGCTCGTGCGCGACGAGGGCGGCCGAGGCCCGGTGCTCACGCGCGCCGAGCGGCGTGCGGCGGCCCGCGCGCGCAGAAGGGAGGCCCGCGCATGA
- a CDS encoding carbohydrate ABC transporter permease has translation MAKRGKTVRIRGSRPGFWVYAGLAVVLVASVFPLYFSFLIGSGDASTLRDPNRSWIPGGNFFANAAAVMNDGAVNFWLALWNSIWSSTIIAVSVVVFSTLAGWAFAKLRFPGGPALLAFVVATMAVPQQLGVVPLYVLFSEIGWTGQIGAIIVPALTSAFGVFWMTQYLRQSVPDELIEAARVDGASMIRVFWTVGVTAARPAAAMLFLFTFVTAWNNFFWPFIVLDRQNPTLPVALSLLQSNYFVDYSIVLAGVVLATLPLLLLFVVAGKQLVSGIMAGAVKG, from the coding sequence ATGGCCAAGCGCGGCAAGACCGTGCGGATCCGAGGCTCCCGGCCCGGCTTCTGGGTGTACGCGGGGCTGGCGGTCGTGCTCGTCGCGAGCGTGTTCCCGCTGTACTTCTCGTTCCTCATCGGCTCGGGCGACGCCTCGACGCTGCGCGACCCGAACCGTTCGTGGATTCCGGGCGGCAACTTCTTCGCCAACGCCGCCGCGGTCATGAACGACGGCGCCGTGAACTTCTGGCTCGCGCTGTGGAACAGCATCTGGAGCTCGACGATCATCGCCGTGAGCGTGGTGGTGTTCTCCACGCTGGCCGGATGGGCGTTCGCGAAGCTGCGCTTCCCGGGCGGCCCCGCGCTGCTGGCCTTCGTCGTCGCCACCATGGCGGTGCCGCAGCAGCTGGGCGTCGTGCCGCTCTACGTGCTCTTCAGCGAGATCGGCTGGACCGGGCAGATCGGCGCGATCATCGTGCCGGCCCTCACGAGCGCGTTCGGCGTGTTCTGGATGACGCAGTACCTGCGCCAGTCGGTGCCCGACGAGCTCATCGAGGCGGCGCGCGTGGACGGGGCCTCCATGATCCGCGTGTTCTGGACCGTCGGCGTCACCGCCGCGCGCCCGGCCGCGGCCATGCTGTTCCTGTTCACCTTCGTGACCGCGTGGAACAACTTCTTCTGGCCGTTCATCGTGCTCGACCGCCAGAACCCCACGCTGCCGGTGGCGCTGTCGCTGCTGCAGTCGAACTACTTCGTGGACTATTCGATCGTGCTCGCCGGTGTGGTGCTGGCCACGCTGCCCCTCCTGCTCCTCTTCGTGGTGGCGGGCAAGCAGCTGGTCAGCGGCATCATGGCCGGCGCCGTGAAGGGATGA
- a CDS encoding GH1 family beta-glucosidase: MTMTRSFPDDFLFGAATAAFQVEGAAFEDGRTASIWDAFSRVPGAVINADNGDVACDHYHRYRDDVALMKSLGLQAYRFSTSWARVRPDGGAVNPKGVDFYSRLVDELLEAGIVPWPTLYHWDMPQALEERGGWTARETTDRFVEFAVTMHEALGDRVPTWTTLNEPWCSSFLSYTAGAHAPGRQSVRDGLLASHHLLLAHGRAAQELRARGAQVGITLNLTVADPVDPSDLEDQDAARRIDGQFNRWFLDPLRVGAYPVDIVSDFRAVDEAAVAEFESAVRPGDLEIISQPLDFLGVNYYHGELVSGHAAEEPPVGGEAPTDRPTRSPYPADEDIHWHDRGLPRTNMGWEVQPEGLTRLLQRVAADLPGVPLYVTENGAAYDDELVDGAVDDPERTEFVRAHLSAVLDAIERGVDVRGYYYWSLFDNFEWAWGYEKRFGIVHVDYATQQRTVKRSGREYARIAAERALDIPVSAY, translated from the coding sequence ATGACAATGACCCGCTCGTTTCCGGATGACTTCCTCTTCGGAGCCGCGACCGCGGCGTTCCAGGTCGAGGGAGCGGCGTTCGAGGACGGCCGCACCGCCTCGATCTGGGACGCGTTCAGCCGCGTGCCCGGCGCGGTGATCAACGCCGACAACGGCGATGTCGCGTGCGACCACTACCACCGCTACCGCGACGACGTGGCGCTCATGAAGAGCCTTGGCCTGCAGGCGTACCGCTTCTCGACGTCGTGGGCGCGCGTGCGCCCCGACGGCGGCGCGGTCAACCCGAAGGGCGTCGACTTCTACAGCCGGCTCGTCGACGAGCTGCTCGAGGCGGGGATCGTGCCCTGGCCGACGCTCTACCACTGGGACATGCCGCAGGCGCTCGAGGAGCGCGGCGGCTGGACCGCGCGCGAGACGACCGATCGCTTCGTGGAGTTCGCCGTCACGATGCACGAGGCGCTCGGCGATCGCGTGCCCACGTGGACCACGCTCAACGAGCCGTGGTGCTCGTCGTTCCTGTCGTACACGGCCGGCGCCCACGCGCCGGGACGGCAGAGCGTGCGCGACGGCCTGCTGGCCTCGCACCACCTGCTGCTCGCGCACGGCCGCGCCGCGCAGGAGCTGCGGGCGCGCGGCGCGCAGGTGGGCATCACGCTGAACCTCACCGTGGCCGACCCCGTCGACCCCTCGGACCTCGAGGATCAGGATGCCGCCCGCCGCATCGACGGGCAGTTCAATCGCTGGTTCCTCGACCCGCTGCGGGTGGGCGCCTATCCGGTCGACATCGTCTCGGACTTCCGCGCGGTCGACGAGGCCGCCGTCGCGGAGTTCGAGAGCGCGGTGCGCCCCGGCGACCTGGAGATCATCTCGCAGCCGCTCGACTTCCTCGGCGTGAACTACTACCACGGCGAGCTCGTGTCGGGTCATGCCGCCGAGGAGCCGCCGGTGGGCGGCGAGGCGCCGACGGATCGGCCCACGCGGTCGCCGTACCCGGCCGACGAGGACATCCACTGGCACGACCGCGGCCTGCCGCGCACCAACATGGGCTGGGAGGTGCAGCCGGAGGGGCTCACCCGCCTGCTCCAGCGCGTGGCCGCCGACCTGCCGGGCGTGCCGCTGTACGTCACCGAGAACGGCGCCGCCTACGACGACGAGCTCGTCGACGGCGCGGTCGACGACCCGGAGCGCACGGAGTTCGTGCGGGCGCACCTGTCGGCCGTGCTCGACGCGATCGAGCGCGGGGTGGACGTGCGCGGCTACTACTACTGGTCGCTCTTCGACAACTTCGAGTGGGCCTGGGGATACGAGAAGCGGTTCGGGATCGTCCACGTGGACTACGCGACGCAGCAGCGCACCGTCAAGCGCAGTGGTCGGGAGTACGCGCGGATCGCGGCCGAGCGGGCCCTCGATATTCCGGTGAGTGCATACTGA
- a CDS encoding BCCT family transporter has product MSATSPEKPQPKKPVTKVLREVTHPALIPGIGVEDTGKTFSTNWTVFGVAGALVLVVVIWGFLAPQSIAGTGSASLAWVMENFGWLFSVLAIVTIAFMLVIGYGRTGGVRLGADDEEPEFSTISWIAMLFSAGMGIGLLFWGPAEPLGYFLDVPYGFDAEAGSRDAMHVALAQSILHWGPMAWAFYALVGGAIAYAAYRRGRPPLISAIFAPIFKERTEGWAGAVIDVFAIIVTLFGTAVTLGMGALQIASGIEYVTGIGPLGNIGLIVIVTVLTAAFVVSAVSGIKRGIRALSNINMVIALIIGVIIFVAGPTLFLLNIIPSSVSAFLAELWTMLMRNPAQGEDAATFVSAWTNYYWAWWVSWTPFVGMFIAKISRGRTLREFATVVIVVPAAVCIVWFGIMGGTTMFFEEAGAAISEAGAPEAILFAVLNELPFAAVLSVLAMISIVLFFVTSADSAAIVMGSMSQRGKPEPSSWVTLTWGVLLGAAALALLLAGGETALSGLQSIMVVTALPFAIIVIGIMFAWGRELTTDPYILRRRFARAAIAQGVRLGIEEHGDDFVFGATEVAPEQGAGAGIDTEDPALTEWYETATEQVPVVSAQDVTRTLEPGRIQPKGPERPDHVASGDASLTVGEERRAQRERERRREEPPAE; this is encoded by the coding sequence ATGAGCGCCACATCGCCCGAGAAGCCCCAGCCGAAGAAGCCCGTCACGAAGGTCCTGCGGGAGGTGACGCACCCTGCGCTGATCCCGGGAATCGGCGTCGAGGACACGGGGAAGACCTTCTCCACCAACTGGACCGTGTTCGGTGTGGCGGGGGCCCTCGTCCTCGTCGTGGTGATCTGGGGCTTCCTCGCGCCGCAGAGCATCGCCGGCACCGGCAGTGCGTCGCTGGCGTGGGTGATGGAGAACTTCGGCTGGCTGTTCTCGGTGCTGGCCATCGTGACGATCGCGTTCATGCTCGTCATCGGATACGGGCGCACCGGCGGCGTGCGACTCGGCGCCGATGACGAGGAGCCCGAGTTCTCGACCATCTCGTGGATCGCGATGCTGTTCTCCGCCGGCATGGGCATCGGCCTGCTGTTCTGGGGGCCGGCGGAGCCGCTCGGCTACTTCCTCGACGTGCCCTACGGCTTCGACGCCGAGGCGGGTTCGCGCGACGCCATGCACGTGGCGCTCGCCCAGTCGATCCTGCACTGGGGCCCGATGGCCTGGGCCTTCTACGCGCTCGTGGGCGGCGCGATCGCCTACGCCGCGTACCGGCGGGGCCGCCCGCCGCTCATCTCGGCGATCTTCGCCCCGATCTTCAAGGAGCGCACCGAGGGCTGGGCCGGCGCCGTCATCGACGTGTTCGCGATCATCGTCACCCTGTTCGGCACGGCGGTGACGCTCGGCATGGGCGCGCTGCAGATCGCCAGCGGCATCGAGTACGTCACCGGCATCGGGCCGCTGGGCAACATCGGGCTGATCGTGATCGTCACGGTGCTGACCGCCGCGTTCGTCGTCTCGGCCGTGTCGGGCATCAAGCGCGGCATCCGCGCCCTGTCGAACATCAACATGGTGATCGCGCTGATCATCGGAGTGATCATCTTCGTCGCGGGGCCCACGCTGTTCCTGCTCAACATCATCCCGTCGTCGGTGTCGGCGTTCCTCGCCGAGCTGTGGACCATGCTGATGCGCAACCCGGCGCAGGGCGAGGACGCCGCGACGTTCGTCTCGGCGTGGACGAACTACTACTGGGCGTGGTGGGTCTCGTGGACCCCGTTCGTCGGCATGTTCATCGCCAAGATCTCGCGGGGCCGCACGCTGCGCGAGTTCGCGACCGTCGTGATCGTCGTGCCCGCCGCCGTGTGCATCGTGTGGTTCGGGATCATGGGCGGCACCACGATGTTCTTCGAGGAGGCCGGTGCCGCGATCAGCGAGGCGGGGGCCCCCGAGGCGATCCTCTTCGCGGTCCTGAACGAGCTGCCGTTCGCGGCGGTGCTGTCGGTGCTCGCGATGATCTCGATCGTCCTGTTCTTCGTCACCTCGGCCGACTCGGCGGCGATCGTCATGGGCTCGATGAGCCAGCGCGGCAAGCCCGAGCCGTCGTCGTGGGTCACGCTGACGTGGGGCGTGCTCCTCGGCGCCGCAGCCCTCGCGCTGCTGCTGGCGGGCGGCGAGACCGCGCTGTCGGGGCTGCAGTCGATCATGGTGGTGACGGCGCTGCCGTTCGCGATCATCGTGATCGGCATCATGTTCGCCTGGGGCCGCGAGCTCACCACCGATCCGTACATCCTGCGGCGGCGCTTCGCGCGGGCGGCGATCGCGCAGGGCGTGCGCCTGGGCATCGAGGAGCACGGCGACGACTTCGTCTTCGGCGCCACCGAGGTCGCCCCGGAGCAGGGCGCCGGCGCGGGCATCGACACCGAGGACCCCGCCCTCACCGAGTGGTACGAGACGGCGACGGAGCAGGTCCCCGTCGTCAGCGCGCAGGACGTCACCCGCACGCTCGAGCCCGGCCGCATCCAGCCCAAGGGCCCGGAGCGCCCGGACCACGTCGCCTCGGGCGACGCCTCGCTCACGGTGGGCGAGGAGCGTCGTGCCCAGCGCGAGCGCGAGCGCCGGCGCGAGGAGCCGCCCGCCGAGTGA